A section of the Puniceicoccus vermicola genome encodes:
- a CDS encoding dynamin family protein, with product MENKLQILERHVYLQYQSILQPLADSYHYDLPPFPKATDGKPSVILLGNHSSGKSTFINHLLGGTLQKTGVAPTDDGFTLIVSGDTNEESRGPGAIERREFPFSGMEKLGPGFLSRLRVKSSTSNVLEHVNLIDSPGMIDTAGTSAERGYDFMASVRFFADNADLILFFFDPEKPGTTGETLAAFTQSLTGMEHKILIVLNKVDTFSNIRDFARDYGSLCWNLARVVRTKDLPHIFTMYVPTDSANRPANAIALEDFDAARNEVVHEIQNAHIRRADNLVGNLKEQSLRLELFIRVCSYLRRKDLGLRFLVGLLAVIFGLGTAAYAYFVKVDPLVIGIGAGLTVVTWFLGRFVVNKLRIARRDELDAIFSKLYVRDLTISQRDDLTARWHFIKPRIENLLENLGEFALPKRSTRFNRKFRKLKSIRKFRKN from the coding sequence GTGGAAAACAAATTACAGATTCTCGAGCGGCACGTCTATCTGCAATACCAAAGCATTCTCCAACCCCTGGCGGATAGTTATCACTACGACCTTCCCCCTTTTCCCAAAGCTACGGATGGCAAACCGTCCGTCATTCTTTTGGGAAATCACTCATCCGGGAAGAGTACTTTTATCAACCACCTCCTCGGAGGCACTCTTCAGAAAACCGGCGTAGCTCCCACTGATGACGGGTTCACCCTCATCGTTTCCGGAGATACGAATGAGGAGAGCCGCGGGCCGGGGGCGATCGAGCGTCGAGAATTTCCCTTCTCCGGAATGGAAAAGTTAGGGCCGGGTTTCCTCTCCCGCCTGCGTGTGAAATCCTCGACTTCGAATGTTCTCGAGCATGTGAATCTTATCGACAGTCCAGGGATGATCGACACGGCCGGGACTTCGGCCGAGCGCGGCTATGACTTTATGGCTTCCGTGCGTTTCTTCGCCGATAACGCCGACCTGATCCTCTTTTTCTTCGATCCGGAAAAACCGGGAACTACCGGAGAAACTCTTGCCGCCTTCACTCAGTCCCTGACGGGGATGGAGCACAAGATCCTCATCGTGCTCAATAAGGTGGATACCTTTTCAAATATCCGCGACTTCGCCCGCGATTATGGATCCCTTTGCTGGAATCTGGCCCGGGTTGTGCGGACGAAGGATCTCCCTCACATCTTTACGATGTATGTGCCGACCGATTCGGCCAATCGTCCTGCGAATGCGATCGCCCTTGAGGATTTCGATGCCGCTCGCAATGAGGTCGTCCACGAGATCCAGAATGCTCACATTCGCCGCGCCGACAATTTGGTCGGGAACCTCAAAGAGCAATCTCTCCGTCTCGAGCTCTTTATCCGAGTATGCAGCTATCTGCGGCGCAAGGACCTCGGTCTGCGTTTCCTGGTCGGTCTTCTCGCGGTGATTTTTGGCCTCGGGACCGCGGCGTATGCCTATTTTGTCAAAGTTGATCCACTCGTTATCGGTATTGGTGCCGGCCTTACGGTTGTGACCTGGTTCTTGGGAAGATTTGTGGTGAATAAGCTCAGAATCGCCCGCCGCGATGAGCTTGATGCCATCTTCAGCAAACTTTACGTGCGGGATCTGACGATTTCCCAACGGGACGATCTGACCGCCCGCTGGCATTTCATTAAGCCTCGAATCGAGAACCTCCTCGAGAATCTGGGAGAATTTGCTCTGCCGAAGAGATCCACTCGCTTCAACCGCAAGTTCAGAAAGCTGAAGAGCATTCGGAAATTTCGAAAAAACTGA
- a CDS encoding ABC transporter permease, whose translation MSASGSSSGLPRNLFRALLHPWVWRVAWRDSRVEARRLLVFASAVITGVAALATIHGLRGSLDTGIERQSRGLLGADIQVSSRGGFSASDQEAIAAMAEEVASEVSFSTMLYWVDQDAGRLVQVRAIQGGYPFYSNIVTDPATSPDERSEGQGIFVEPALLEQFAESVGSQVRLGQAEVPVLGTITEPAPRSGRFAGIAPEVYTSEAVIEASGLLESTSLARYYLYLRLAEDADSMAIQERIRAMNPDESWRIQTPESRKERIGKVLDRFEQFLGLIALAALVLGAIGVAGAVHAQVRRRRDTIAVFRCLGVPTASAFAVFLVQACLIGGVGAILGGLFGALLHAGLILGFGAAFPVDLPTWPRLWTLVNTTFAGFAVCCGFALLPLMGIRDIPPAAALGGGESADRVGKGRRFLRALPIYLFLFAILCLLSLMNSASVGRAVQMTVALLIAFLVLTGLAWVIVRLARKIVRPSWPYEFRQGVANLYRPRNQTLLFLLSLGLGVFLILSVLLARNLLLEQIRISEAETMPNVYLVDVQPDQVDGVREVVESEGLPFLESAPMVTMRLQAVNGEPASQLREEGKLPDWVVRREYRSTYRNTLNETETTLAGTWPVEVGQGPVPVSVEEDMASDMGMQLGDTFTMNIQGVPMEARVAHLRLVDWSRFNLNFFMVFPEGVLEGAPGFHVATTRIPDGASSGGLQRVLAEQFPNVSAIDLTLILEMVREMLGRVSQAVELLAIFTLISGVSILIGALLHGREQRMQESVLLRTLGASSWQVRRILLWEYATLGFLAAIAGALLAVGGNVLLAIYAFEAEAQFFPGFVFAAVFGAIGLSVLAGSLVSRGVCNAPPLEVLRRI comes from the coding sequence ATGTCCGCTTCTGGCTCTTCTTCGGGGTTACCCCGAAACCTGTTTCGCGCCCTTTTGCATCCTTGGGTGTGGAGGGTCGCTTGGCGCGATAGCCGAGTGGAGGCTCGGAGGCTCCTCGTCTTCGCCTCGGCGGTGATCACGGGCGTTGCGGCCCTCGCGACTATTCACGGCCTGCGGGGAAGCCTCGATACCGGGATTGAACGTCAATCCCGGGGGCTACTGGGGGCGGATATTCAGGTCTCCTCGCGCGGCGGGTTTTCGGCCTCGGATCAGGAGGCGATCGCGGCGATGGCTGAGGAGGTGGCTTCTGAGGTTTCCTTTTCGACGATGCTTTACTGGGTTGATCAGGATGCGGGGCGGTTGGTCCAGGTCCGGGCGATCCAGGGAGGCTATCCTTTCTATAGCAATATTGTCACCGATCCGGCGACGTCTCCGGACGAGCGGAGCGAGGGGCAGGGGATCTTTGTTGAACCGGCGTTACTCGAGCAGTTCGCCGAGAGTGTTGGAAGTCAGGTGCGGCTGGGGCAGGCAGAGGTGCCCGTCCTGGGGACGATCACCGAGCCGGCACCCCGGAGTGGACGCTTCGCTGGAATTGCTCCCGAGGTATATACGAGTGAGGCCGTCATTGAAGCGAGCGGGTTGCTCGAGTCGACTTCTCTCGCGCGGTATTACCTCTATCTGCGTTTAGCCGAGGATGCCGATTCGATGGCGATCCAAGAAAGGATTCGCGCTATGAACCCCGACGAGAGCTGGCGGATCCAGACGCCGGAAAGCCGTAAGGAGAGAATCGGTAAGGTCCTGGACCGATTTGAGCAATTTCTGGGATTGATTGCGCTGGCGGCCTTGGTGCTGGGGGCGATTGGAGTAGCGGGGGCGGTTCATGCCCAAGTGAGGCGGAGGAGGGATACGATTGCCGTCTTCCGTTGTCTCGGGGTGCCGACCGCTTCGGCTTTTGCGGTTTTTCTCGTCCAGGCCTGTCTCATCGGTGGGGTGGGAGCGATTCTCGGCGGGCTGTTCGGGGCGCTCCTCCACGCAGGGTTGATTCTCGGTTTCGGGGCTGCCTTTCCCGTCGACCTTCCGACTTGGCCGCGTCTTTGGACTTTGGTCAACACGACCTTTGCCGGGTTTGCGGTATGCTGCGGATTCGCCCTCTTGCCACTCATGGGGATTCGCGACATCCCCCCGGCTGCAGCCTTGGGCGGCGGGGAATCGGCGGATCGGGTCGGGAAGGGGCGTCGTTTCCTCCGCGCTCTTCCGATTTATCTCTTTCTTTTTGCGATCCTTTGCCTGCTCTCGCTGATGAACAGCGCCAGTGTTGGGCGGGCGGTGCAGATGACGGTCGCGCTCCTCATCGCTTTCCTCGTCCTTACGGGATTGGCTTGGGTGATTGTCCGATTGGCAAGGAAGATCGTGCGCCCCAGTTGGCCCTACGAGTTTAGGCAGGGGGTGGCGAATCTCTATCGCCCCCGGAATCAGACGTTGCTCTTTTTGCTGTCGTTGGGGCTGGGGGTATTTTTGATCCTCTCGGTCCTCCTCGCCCGGAATCTTCTGCTCGAGCAGATCCGGATCTCGGAGGCCGAGACCATGCCGAATGTTTACCTGGTCGACGTGCAGCCGGATCAGGTGGATGGCGTCCGGGAGGTCGTCGAGTCCGAGGGGCTGCCTTTTCTGGAGAGTGCACCGATGGTCACCATGCGCCTTCAAGCGGTGAATGGAGAGCCTGCGAGCCAGTTGCGGGAAGAAGGGAAGTTGCCCGATTGGGTCGTGCGGCGGGAATATCGCTCGACCTATCGCAACACCCTCAATGAAACGGAGACGACCTTGGCGGGAACTTGGCCGGTCGAGGTGGGTCAAGGTCCGGTGCCCGTGAGTGTGGAAGAGGACATGGCCAGTGATATGGGCATGCAGTTGGGCGATACCTTTACGATGAACATCCAAGGGGTTCCGATGGAGGCCCGGGTTGCGCACCTCCGTCTCGTGGATTGGAGTCGGTTCAACCTGAACTTCTTCATGGTTTTCCCGGAAGGCGTGCTGGAAGGCGCTCCCGGATTTCATGTCGCGACGACCCGGATTCCCGACGGTGCCTCTTCGGGCGGGCTCCAGCGAGTCCTCGCCGAGCAGTTTCCCAACGTCTCCGCGATCGACTTGACTCTCATCCTCGAGATGGTGCGCGAGATGCTCGGGCGGGTGAGCCAGGCGGTGGAACTCTTGGCGATCTTTACCTTGATCTCCGGTGTCTCGATTCTGATTGGAGCCCTCCTACACGGGAGAGAGCAGCGGATGCAGGAAAGCGTTCTTCTCCGGACCTTGGGAGCCTCCAGTTGGCAGGTCCGCCGGATCCTGCTCTGGGAGTACGCCACACTCGGATTTCTCGCGGCGATCGCGGGCGCACTCCTCGCAGTCGGTGGGAACGTCCTCCTCGCAATCTACGCATTCGAGGCAGAGGCCCAATTCTTCCCCGGATTCGTTTTTGCCGCAGTCTTCGGGGCGATCGGTCTTTCGGTCTTGGCGGGGAGTCTGGTGAGTCGAGGCGTCTGCAATGCGCCTCCGTTGGAGGTCCTGCGAAGAATTTAG